Proteins encoded by one window of Rhodamnia argentea isolate NSW1041297 chromosome 6, ASM2092103v1, whole genome shotgun sequence:
- the LOC115756367 gene encoding copper methylamine oxidase-like isoform X1, whose product MATTQEKAAPCCVGSAKPSPPPVAASVLRKADEELLVHEWAVPAGDPAEDLTRKRAPSVGGAALVRPVEPLPDSPAKPPANKGIPAMVKPQTSHPLDPLSAAEISVAVATVRAAGATPEVRDSMRFVEVVLLEPDKQVVALADAYFFPPFQPSLLPRTKGGPVIPSKLPPRQARLIVYNKRSNETGIWIVELSEVHAVTRGGHHRGKVISSKVVPDVQPPMDAEEYAECEAVVKEFPPFREAMKKRGIEDMDLVMVDPWCAGYHSEADAPNHRLAKPLIFCRTESDCPMENGYARPVEGIHVLVDMQNMVVIEFEDRRLIPLPPADPLRNYTPGETRGGVDRSDVKPLQIIQPEGPSFRVNGHFVQWQKWNFRIGFTPREGLVIHSVAYVDGNRGRRPVAHRLSFVEMVVPYGDPNDPHYRKNAFDAGEDGLGKNAHSLKKGCDCLGYIKYFDAHFTNFTGGVETIENCVCLHEEDHGILWKHQDWRTGLAEVRRSRRLTVSFICTVANYEYGFFWHFYQDGKIEAEVKLTGILSLGALQPGETRKYGTTIAPGLYAPVHQHFFVARMDMAVDCKPGETFNQVVEVNVKVEEPGKENVHNNAFYAEEELLRSEMQAMRDCNPLSARHWIIRNTRTVNRTGQLTGYKLLPGSNCLPLAGSEAKFLRRAAFLKHNLWVTRYARDEMYPGGEFPNQNPRVGEGLATWVKQNRSLEETDIVLWYVFGVTHIPRLEDWPVMPVDHIGFMLMPHGFFNCSPAVDVPPNSWDSELKDNGMAAKSIQNGLLAKL is encoded by the exons ATGGCCACAACTCAGGAAAAGGCGGCGCCTTGCTGCGTCGGGAGTGCAAAACCGTCGCCCCCGCCGGTCGCGGCGTCCGTGCTCCGGAAGGCCGACGAAGAACTGCTGGTCCACGAGTGGGCCGTGCCCGCGGGCGATCCGGCCGAGGATCTGACCAGAAAGAGAGCTCCCTCCGTCGGTGGTGCTGCCTTGGTCCGTCCCGTGGAGCCTCTCCCCGATTCGCCTGCAAAACCTCCGGCTAACAAAG GAATCCCAGCCATGGTGAAGCCTCAGACCAGTCACCCATTGGATCCTTTATCCGCTGCCGAGATCTCGGTGGCAGTGGCCACTGTCAGGGCTGCGGGCGCAACACCGGAG GTCCGCGACAGCATGCGGTTTGTCGAGGTGGTTTTGCTGGAACCGGATAAGCAGGTTGTTGCCCTGGCGGATGCATACTTCTTCCCTCCTTTTCAGCCATCATTGCTTCCCAGAACAAAAGGCGGACCCGTGATACCTAGCAAGCTTCCTCCGAGGCAAGCAAGACTCATTGTGTACAACAAGAGGTCGAACGAGACGGGCATTTGGATTGTTGAATTGTCTGAGGTTCATGCAGTGACTCGAGGTGGGCATCATAGAGGGAAAGTGATTTCATCCAAAGTTGTTCCAGATGTTCAGCCTCCCATG GATGCAGAGGAATATGCTGAATGTGAAGCTGTTGTGAAGGAATTCCCTCCGTTTAGGGAGGCAATGAAGAAGAGGGGTATTGAGGATATGGATCTTGTGATGGTGGATCCTTG GTGTGCTGGATATCACAGCGAAGCTGATGCGCCGAACCACAGACTTGCTAAACCACTTATTTTCTGTAGAACCGAGAGTGACTGTCCTATGGAAAATGGTTATGCTCGTCCGGTGGAAGGAATTCATGTGCTTGTTGATATGCAAAATATGGTTGTTATTGAGTTTGAAGACCGTAGACTCATTCCCCTGCCCCCAGCTGATCCATTGAGAAATTACACTCCTGGTGAAACAAGAGGTGGCGTTGATCGTAGTGACGTGAAGCCCTTACAAATCATTCAGCCTGAAGGCCCAAGCTTTCGTGTCAATGGTCACTTTGTTCAATGGCAAAAG TGGAACTTCAGAATTGGGTTCACGCCAAGAGAGGGTTTAGTAATACATTCTGTTGCATATGTTGATGGTAACCGAGGCCGGAGACCTGTGGCCCACAGGTTAAGTTTTGTTGAGATGGTAGTGCCTTATGGAGATCCCAATGATCCTCATTACAGAAAGAATGCATTTGACGCTGGAGAAGATGGTCTGGGTAAAAATGCACATTCTCTTAAGAAG GGTTGCGACTGTTTGGGCTACATAAAGTACTTTGACGCTCATTTTACGAATTTTACCGGAGGTGTAGAAACAATTGAAAACTGTGTTTGCTTGCATGAAGAGGATCATGGGATCCTGTGGAAGCATCAAGACTGGAGAACGGGTTTAGCAGAAGTCCGGAGATCCAGAAGGCTAACAGTGTCTTTCATTTGTACTGTGGCTAACTACGAGTATGGTTTTTTCTGGCACTTCTATCAG GATGGGAAAATTGAAGCGGAGGTTAAACTTACTGGTATTCTCAGTCTTGGGGCACTGCAGCCTGGAGAAACTCGAAAATATGGCACCACCATTGCACCTGGGCTCTATGCCCCTGTTCATCAACATTTCTTTGTGGCTCGGATGGACATGGCAGTTGATTGTAAGCCTGGTGAAACCTTCAATCAG GTTGTTGAAGTCAATGTCAAAGTTGAGGAACCTGGTAAAGAGAATGTTCATAATAATGCTTTCTATGCTGAGGAGGAGCTCCTCAGATCTGAGATGCAAGCTATGCGAGACTGTAATCCTTTATCCGCACGACACTGGATT ATCAGAAATACAAGAACGGTCAATAGGACGGGGCAGCTTACCGGGTACAAGCTATTACCTGGCTCAAATTGCTTACCTTTAGCTGGTTCTGAGGCAAAATTCTTGAGAAGAGCCGCGTTCTTAAAGCATAacctttgggtcacacgttATGCACGCGATGAAATGTATCCTGGAGGGGAGTTTCCTAATCAAAATCCACGTGTTGGAGAGGGATTGGCTACATGGGTTAAGCAAAATCGATCACTGGAAGAAACGGACATAGTTCTCTG GTATGTATTTGGCGTGACACACATTCCTAGACTGGAAGACTGGCCTGTCATGCCAGTGGATCACATTGGATTTATGCTCATG CCACACGGGTTCTTCAATTGCTCACCGGCGGTTGATGTGCCCCCAAACTCATGGGATTCAGAGCTCAAGGACAATGGCATGGCTGCGAAATCCATCCAGAACGGACTACTCGCTAAGCTGTGA
- the LOC115756367 gene encoding copper methylamine oxidase-like isoform X3, with translation MATTQEKAAPCCVGSAKPSPPPVAASVLRKADEELLVHEWAVPAGDPAEDLTRKRAPSVGGAALVRPVEPLPDSPAKPPANKGIPAMVKPQTSHPLDPLSAAEISVAVATVRAAGATPEVRDSMRFVEVVLLEPDKQVVALADAYFFPPFQPSLLPRTKGGPVIPSKLPPRQARLIVYNKRSNETGIWIVELSEVHAVTRGGHHRGKVISSKVVPDVQPPMDAEEYAECEAVVKEFPPFREAMKKRGIEDMDLVMVDPWCAGYHSEADAPNHRLAKPLIFCRTESDCPMENGYARPVEGIHVLVDMQNMVVIEFEDRRLIPLPPADPLRNYTPGETRGGVDRSDVKPLQIIQPEGPSFRVNGHFVQWQKWNFRIGFTPREGLVIHSVAYVDGNRGRRPVAHRLSFVEMVVPYGDPNDPHYRKNAFDAGEDGLGKNAHSLKKGCDCLGYIKYFDAHFTNFTGGVETIENCVCLHEEDHGILWKHQDWRTGLAEVRRSRRLTVSFICTVANYEYGFFWHFYQDGKIEAEVKLTGILSLGALQPGETRKYGTTIAPGLYAPVHQHFFVARMDMAVDCKPGETFNQVVEVNVKVEEPGKENVHNNAFYAEEELLRSEMQAMRDCNPLSARHWIVRPTYLPLSLSLSLSHTHTHTCTYCCQRFLLHSHVSDGIRCYLLIDVCISLY, from the exons ATGGCCACAACTCAGGAAAAGGCGGCGCCTTGCTGCGTCGGGAGTGCAAAACCGTCGCCCCCGCCGGTCGCGGCGTCCGTGCTCCGGAAGGCCGACGAAGAACTGCTGGTCCACGAGTGGGCCGTGCCCGCGGGCGATCCGGCCGAGGATCTGACCAGAAAGAGAGCTCCCTCCGTCGGTGGTGCTGCCTTGGTCCGTCCCGTGGAGCCTCTCCCCGATTCGCCTGCAAAACCTCCGGCTAACAAAG GAATCCCAGCCATGGTGAAGCCTCAGACCAGTCACCCATTGGATCCTTTATCCGCTGCCGAGATCTCGGTGGCAGTGGCCACTGTCAGGGCTGCGGGCGCAACACCGGAG GTCCGCGACAGCATGCGGTTTGTCGAGGTGGTTTTGCTGGAACCGGATAAGCAGGTTGTTGCCCTGGCGGATGCATACTTCTTCCCTCCTTTTCAGCCATCATTGCTTCCCAGAACAAAAGGCGGACCCGTGATACCTAGCAAGCTTCCTCCGAGGCAAGCAAGACTCATTGTGTACAACAAGAGGTCGAACGAGACGGGCATTTGGATTGTTGAATTGTCTGAGGTTCATGCAGTGACTCGAGGTGGGCATCATAGAGGGAAAGTGATTTCATCCAAAGTTGTTCCAGATGTTCAGCCTCCCATG GATGCAGAGGAATATGCTGAATGTGAAGCTGTTGTGAAGGAATTCCCTCCGTTTAGGGAGGCAATGAAGAAGAGGGGTATTGAGGATATGGATCTTGTGATGGTGGATCCTTG GTGTGCTGGATATCACAGCGAAGCTGATGCGCCGAACCACAGACTTGCTAAACCACTTATTTTCTGTAGAACCGAGAGTGACTGTCCTATGGAAAATGGTTATGCTCGTCCGGTGGAAGGAATTCATGTGCTTGTTGATATGCAAAATATGGTTGTTATTGAGTTTGAAGACCGTAGACTCATTCCCCTGCCCCCAGCTGATCCATTGAGAAATTACACTCCTGGTGAAACAAGAGGTGGCGTTGATCGTAGTGACGTGAAGCCCTTACAAATCATTCAGCCTGAAGGCCCAAGCTTTCGTGTCAATGGTCACTTTGTTCAATGGCAAAAG TGGAACTTCAGAATTGGGTTCACGCCAAGAGAGGGTTTAGTAATACATTCTGTTGCATATGTTGATGGTAACCGAGGCCGGAGACCTGTGGCCCACAGGTTAAGTTTTGTTGAGATGGTAGTGCCTTATGGAGATCCCAATGATCCTCATTACAGAAAGAATGCATTTGACGCTGGAGAAGATGGTCTGGGTAAAAATGCACATTCTCTTAAGAAG GGTTGCGACTGTTTGGGCTACATAAAGTACTTTGACGCTCATTTTACGAATTTTACCGGAGGTGTAGAAACAATTGAAAACTGTGTTTGCTTGCATGAAGAGGATCATGGGATCCTGTGGAAGCATCAAGACTGGAGAACGGGTTTAGCAGAAGTCCGGAGATCCAGAAGGCTAACAGTGTCTTTCATTTGTACTGTGGCTAACTACGAGTATGGTTTTTTCTGGCACTTCTATCAG GATGGGAAAATTGAAGCGGAGGTTAAACTTACTGGTATTCTCAGTCTTGGGGCACTGCAGCCTGGAGAAACTCGAAAATATGGCACCACCATTGCACCTGGGCTCTATGCCCCTGTTCATCAACATTTCTTTGTGGCTCGGATGGACATGGCAGTTGATTGTAAGCCTGGTGAAACCTTCAATCAG GTTGTTGAAGTCAATGTCAAAGTTGAGGAACCTGGTAAAGAGAATGTTCATAATAATGCTTTCTATGCTGAGGAGGAGCTCCTCAGATCTGAGATGCAAGCTATGCGAGACTGTAATCCTTTATCCGCACGACACTGGATTGTGAGACCTACCTacctacctctctctctctctctctctctctctcacacacacacacacac ATGCACGTACTGCTGCCAACGGTTTCTTTTACACAGCCATGTTAGTGATGGTATTAGATGTTATCTTCTCATAGATGTGTGCATCTCCCTATATTAA
- the LOC115756367 gene encoding copper methylamine oxidase-like isoform X2, giving the protein MVKPQTSHPLDPLSAAEISVAVATVRAAGATPEVRDSMRFVEVVLLEPDKQVVALADAYFFPPFQPSLLPRTKGGPVIPSKLPPRQARLIVYNKRSNETGIWIVELSEVHAVTRGGHHRGKVISSKVVPDVQPPMDAEEYAECEAVVKEFPPFREAMKKRGIEDMDLVMVDPWCAGYHSEADAPNHRLAKPLIFCRTESDCPMENGYARPVEGIHVLVDMQNMVVIEFEDRRLIPLPPADPLRNYTPGETRGGVDRSDVKPLQIIQPEGPSFRVNGHFVQWQKWNFRIGFTPREGLVIHSVAYVDGNRGRRPVAHRLSFVEMVVPYGDPNDPHYRKNAFDAGEDGLGKNAHSLKKGCDCLGYIKYFDAHFTNFTGGVETIENCVCLHEEDHGILWKHQDWRTGLAEVRRSRRLTVSFICTVANYEYGFFWHFYQDGKIEAEVKLTGILSLGALQPGETRKYGTTIAPGLYAPVHQHFFVARMDMAVDCKPGETFNQVVEVNVKVEEPGKENVHNNAFYAEEELLRSEMQAMRDCNPLSARHWIIRNTRTVNRTGQLTGYKLLPGSNCLPLAGSEAKFLRRAAFLKHNLWVTRYARDEMYPGGEFPNQNPRVGEGLATWVKQNRSLEETDIVLWYVFGVTHIPRLEDWPVMPVDHIGFMLMPHGFFNCSPAVDVPPNSWDSELKDNGMAAKSIQNGLLAKL; this is encoded by the exons ATGGTGAAGCCTCAGACCAGTCACCCATTGGATCCTTTATCCGCTGCCGAGATCTCGGTGGCAGTGGCCACTGTCAGGGCTGCGGGCGCAACACCGGAG GTCCGCGACAGCATGCGGTTTGTCGAGGTGGTTTTGCTGGAACCGGATAAGCAGGTTGTTGCCCTGGCGGATGCATACTTCTTCCCTCCTTTTCAGCCATCATTGCTTCCCAGAACAAAAGGCGGACCCGTGATACCTAGCAAGCTTCCTCCGAGGCAAGCAAGACTCATTGTGTACAACAAGAGGTCGAACGAGACGGGCATTTGGATTGTTGAATTGTCTGAGGTTCATGCAGTGACTCGAGGTGGGCATCATAGAGGGAAAGTGATTTCATCCAAAGTTGTTCCAGATGTTCAGCCTCCCATG GATGCAGAGGAATATGCTGAATGTGAAGCTGTTGTGAAGGAATTCCCTCCGTTTAGGGAGGCAATGAAGAAGAGGGGTATTGAGGATATGGATCTTGTGATGGTGGATCCTTG GTGTGCTGGATATCACAGCGAAGCTGATGCGCCGAACCACAGACTTGCTAAACCACTTATTTTCTGTAGAACCGAGAGTGACTGTCCTATGGAAAATGGTTATGCTCGTCCGGTGGAAGGAATTCATGTGCTTGTTGATATGCAAAATATGGTTGTTATTGAGTTTGAAGACCGTAGACTCATTCCCCTGCCCCCAGCTGATCCATTGAGAAATTACACTCCTGGTGAAACAAGAGGTGGCGTTGATCGTAGTGACGTGAAGCCCTTACAAATCATTCAGCCTGAAGGCCCAAGCTTTCGTGTCAATGGTCACTTTGTTCAATGGCAAAAG TGGAACTTCAGAATTGGGTTCACGCCAAGAGAGGGTTTAGTAATACATTCTGTTGCATATGTTGATGGTAACCGAGGCCGGAGACCTGTGGCCCACAGGTTAAGTTTTGTTGAGATGGTAGTGCCTTATGGAGATCCCAATGATCCTCATTACAGAAAGAATGCATTTGACGCTGGAGAAGATGGTCTGGGTAAAAATGCACATTCTCTTAAGAAG GGTTGCGACTGTTTGGGCTACATAAAGTACTTTGACGCTCATTTTACGAATTTTACCGGAGGTGTAGAAACAATTGAAAACTGTGTTTGCTTGCATGAAGAGGATCATGGGATCCTGTGGAAGCATCAAGACTGGAGAACGGGTTTAGCAGAAGTCCGGAGATCCAGAAGGCTAACAGTGTCTTTCATTTGTACTGTGGCTAACTACGAGTATGGTTTTTTCTGGCACTTCTATCAG GATGGGAAAATTGAAGCGGAGGTTAAACTTACTGGTATTCTCAGTCTTGGGGCACTGCAGCCTGGAGAAACTCGAAAATATGGCACCACCATTGCACCTGGGCTCTATGCCCCTGTTCATCAACATTTCTTTGTGGCTCGGATGGACATGGCAGTTGATTGTAAGCCTGGTGAAACCTTCAATCAG GTTGTTGAAGTCAATGTCAAAGTTGAGGAACCTGGTAAAGAGAATGTTCATAATAATGCTTTCTATGCTGAGGAGGAGCTCCTCAGATCTGAGATGCAAGCTATGCGAGACTGTAATCCTTTATCCGCACGACACTGGATT ATCAGAAATACAAGAACGGTCAATAGGACGGGGCAGCTTACCGGGTACAAGCTATTACCTGGCTCAAATTGCTTACCTTTAGCTGGTTCTGAGGCAAAATTCTTGAGAAGAGCCGCGTTCTTAAAGCATAacctttgggtcacacgttATGCACGCGATGAAATGTATCCTGGAGGGGAGTTTCCTAATCAAAATCCACGTGTTGGAGAGGGATTGGCTACATGGGTTAAGCAAAATCGATCACTGGAAGAAACGGACATAGTTCTCTG GTATGTATTTGGCGTGACACACATTCCTAGACTGGAAGACTGGCCTGTCATGCCAGTGGATCACATTGGATTTATGCTCATG CCACACGGGTTCTTCAATTGCTCACCGGCGGTTGATGTGCCCCCAAACTCATGGGATTCAGAGCTCAAGGACAATGGCATGGCTGCGAAATCCATCCAGAACGGACTACTCGCTAAGCTGTGA
- the LOC115756387 gene encoding ARM REPEAT PROTEIN INTERACTING WITH ABF2 encodes MVLLINAFDLLSVPAAVAESPSRAPRMAAPPEEMRIEEELSHPIMLSERVRSAADEAESFKSECSELGKQVDRLSQMLRSLVRFTTSAQSLYDRPIRRVAADVSRHLERALALARKCKHQNILRRVVTITSAADFRKIASLLDASVGDLKWLLSVFGSDGKGGDIELSLPPIASNDPILSWVWSFIASIHMGPLPDRIEAANELASLARDNDRNKTIIVEEGGVPPLLKLLKETLAPDAQIAAATALQYLANDQGRVQAIVNELGVQTIVQILGDAPMRVQIQVASLVVNMAAHCPLAREDFARENAIRPLVTLLSFDMFVDDPKAGTPKQSIHSIVQINKQSKSLGKLNSHNSYMDGSRTGSHKKDRENEKPEVRMKLKTSCAEALRMLARGSLLNSKKITETKGLLCLAKLLDEQGELQYNCLMTIMEITAAAEANADFRRAAFKTNSPAAKSVVDQLLKVMKETDSPLLRVPAIKSIGSLARTFPARESRVLVPLVSQLNHSNQDVATEAAISLGKFVCPDNFLHKEHARAIIESNGVPPLMRLLKGIERMQLHGLYLLCYLAISAGNSEALEQARVLAVLEGADRSVASQHPDLRELIVDAIYHLKMFHAGGHPQKQSYLVGISYE; translated from the coding sequence ATGGTATTGCTGATCAACGCCTTCGATCTGTTGTCAGTGCCGGCCGCAGTCGCTGAATCGCCGTCGCGAGCTCCGAGGATGGCGGCTCCGCCCGAGGAGATGCGGATCGAGGAGGAGCTGTCGCACCCGATCATGCTGTCGGAGCGTGTCCGCTCGGCCGCGGACGAGGCCGAGTCGTTCAAGTCCGAGTGCTCCGAGCTGGGCAAGCAGGTCGACCGCCTCTCCCAGATGCTCCGCTCCCTCGTCCGCTTCACCACCTCCGCTCAGTCCCTCTACGACCGCCCCATCCGCCGCGTCGCCGCCGACGTCTCCAGGCACCTGGAGCGAGCCCTAGCCCTGGCTCGCAAGTGCAAGCACCAGAACATCCTCCGCCGCGTGGTCACCATCACCAGCGCCGCCGATTTCAGGAAAATCGCGAGCCTCCTCGACGCTTCCGTCGGGGACCTGAAGTGGCTGCTCAGTGTCTTCGGTTCCGACGGTAAGGGTGGGGATATTGAGCTCTCGCTGCCTCCGATTGCGAGTAATGACCCGATTCTGTCTTGGGTCTGGTCCTTCATCGCCTCGATTCACATGGGACCCTTGCCTGATCGAATTGAGGCTGCTAATGAGTTGGCTTCGCTCGCGCGGGACAATGACAGGAACAAGACGATTATCGTGGAGGAAGGCGGCGTGCCTCCGCTGCTCAAGCTCCTGAAGGAGACTTTGGCTCCCGATGCTCAAATAGCTGCGGCGACTGCGCTCCAGTACTTGGCCAATGATCAAGGGAGAGTGCAGGCGATTGTCAACGAACTCGGGGTTCAGACTATTGTGCAAATCCTCGGGGATGCGCCTATGCGCGTGCAGATTCAGGTGGCGAGCTTGGTGGTGAATATGGCAGCACACTGCCCGCTTGCTCGGGAAGATTTCGCTAGAGAGAATGCTATACGGCCCCTGGTAACACTGTTGTCGTTTGATATGTTTGTGGACGATCCTAAAGCTGGCACGCCTAAGCAGAGTATTCATTCCATTGTCCAGATTAATAAGCAGAGTAAATCTTTAGGGAAACTAAATAGCCATAACTCATATATGGATGGTAGTAGGACGGGAAGTCATAAGAAAGACCGGGAGAATGAGAAGCCTGAGGTTAGGATGAAGCTGAAGACGAGCTGCGCTGAGGCGTTGCGTATGCTTGCTAGAGGGAGTTTGTTGAATAGTAAGAAGATTACAGAGACAAAGGGGTTGCTTTGTCTGGCAAAGTTGTTAGATGAGCAAGGTGAGTTGCAGTATAACTGCTTGATGACTATTATGGAGATAACAGCTGCCGCGGAGGCTAATGCCGACTTTAGACGTGCAGCTTTTAAGACCAACTCACCTGCTGCAAAATCTGTTGTGGATCAGCTGTTGAAGGTGATGAAGGAGACAGACTCTCCATTGTTGCGAGTTCCTGCAATTAAATCCATTGGCTCGTTGGCTCGGACATTTCCAGCTAGAGAGAGTCGTGTTCTTGTGCCACTAGTAAGTCAACTTAACCACTCGAACCAAGATGTAGCAACTGAAGCTGCTATTTCTCTGGGGAAGTTTGTATGTCCAGATAATTTTCTACATAAGGAGCATGCGAGGGCCATAATCGAGTCTAATGGTGTTCCACCTTTGATGAGACTGCTAAAGGGTATTGAAAGGATGCAATTGCATGGGTTGTATCTACTCTGCTACCTTGCAATAAGTGCTGGCAATAGCGAGGCCCTGGAGCAAGCTAGGGTGTTGGCTGTCCTGGAGGGAGCTGATCGTTCAGTCGCTTCTCAACATCCTGATTTGCGAGAACTGATTGTTGATGCAATTTATCACCTTAAGATGTTCCATGCGGGTGGCCATCCTCAGAAGCAGTCTTACTTGGTTGGAATATCATATGAATGA